From the genome of Thauera chlorobenzoica:
CCGCGCTGGCTGCCGGTCCGGTGGTTCCGGAACAATGGGGCGAGCGTGCCCGGAACGTGGACTTCTACGACGTCAAGGGCGATCTGGAAGCGCTGTTCGCACCGCACCGGCTCGAATTCGAGCGCCTGTCGCATCCAGCCCTGCATCCCGGGCGTGCGGCCACGGTGCGCATGGATGGGCATAGCATCGGCATCGTTGGCGAACTCCATCCGGTCTGGGTTCAGCGCTATGACCTCGGCAGCGCGCCGGTGGTGTTCGAGGTTGCACTCGATGCCGCGCTCGCCGCGCGCGTGCCGGCCTACGCGGAGGTTTCCCGCATGCCTGCGGTGACGCGTGACCTGGCGCTGGTCGTGGGTGTTGAAGTCACCGCTGCCCGGGTTGTGGAAGTATTGAAGAGCGCTGCGCCGGCAATCGTGGACGAGATCGCGCTGTTCGATGTCTACCATGGCAAGGGCATCGACCCGGACAAGAAGAGCCTTGCCTTCAGGGTGTTGATGCAAGATACTCGGCGGACACTTGAAGAGGCCGAAGTCGAGGCCGCCGTTTCTGCGCTGGTCAGGCAGGCCGAGTCCCAGCTCGGTGCCCGCTTGCGTGGCGCGGGAGACTGAGATGACGCTGACCAAGGCCGAGCTGGCCGACTTGCTGTTCGAGCAGGTCGGTCTCAACAAGCGTGAAGCGAAGGACATGGTCGAAGGTTTTTTCGAGGAAATCCGGACTGCGCTCGAACACGGTGACAGCGTCAAGCTGTCGGGGTTCGGCAACTTTCAGTTGCGCGACAAGCCGCAGCGCCCGGGGCGCAATCCGAAGACCGGCGAAGAAATCCCGATCACCGCACGGCGTGTGGTCACCTTCCATGCCAGTCAGAAACTGAAGGCCGCGGTGGAGCAGCTCAGTGATGCAAGCAGGCAATCCTGAAACCGGCGCCGAACCCTTGCCGCCGATTCCGGCGAAGCGCTATTTCACGATCGGCGAAGTCAGCGAGCTGTGCTGCGTCAAGCCGCACGTGCTGCGCTACTGGGAGCAGGAGTTTACCCAGCTCAAACCGGTGAAGCGGCGCGGCAACCGGCGCTACTACCAGCACCACGAGGTCCTGCTGATCCGCCGGATCCGGCAACTGCTCTACCAGGAAGGTTTCACCATCTCCGGGGCGCGTAACCGGCTGGGCGAGTCGGCCCTCGTTGATCGGGAAAATGAAGCTCAGGTCGAGCGGTTCAGGGGGCTGGTGCATGAACTGCGCGCCGAGCTTGTGGAACTGCTCGGCGAATTGCGGGCCTGACCAGGGTTGCTTCGAAAAACCTGGTAAATCCTGAAACTGCTGCTATAATGGCCGCTTGTGTCGGGGCGTAGCGCAGCCTGGTAGCGCACTTGCATGGGGTGCAAGGGGTCGCGAGTTCGAATCCCGCCGCCCCGACCAATCAAACAAACCGGCCATGGCCGGTTTTTTGTTGATGCGCCCGTAGCAAGAGCTCCTGTGCCGGCGGGCACAGCACGCTGTGCTAACATCACAGCCTCCCGACCGCGGTCAGCGGCATCCCGCAGGAATCCAGATGCGTATCCTGGTCAGCAACGACGATGGCTATTTTGCCCCGGGGATCGCGGCCCTTGCCGAGGCGTTGAGTTCGCTGGGCGAGGTAACCGTGGTGGCGCCCGAGCGCGACCGCAGCGGTGCGAGCAATTCACTCACCCTTGATCGGCCGCTGTCGCTCAAAAGAACCTCCAACGGTTTTTATCACGTCAACGGCACGCCGACCGACTGCGTCCATCTCGCCGTCACCGGCATGCTCGAGCACTTGCCCGACATGGTCGTGTCGGGCGTGAATCACGGTGCCAACATGGGCGACGACACGGTGTATTCCGGCACCGTCGCTGCGGCGACCGAAGGCTTCCTGCTCGGCGTGCCCTCGATCGCGGTGTCGCTGGTCAGCAAGTCGGCGGCCGACTTCAGCGCTGCCGCCCGGGTCGCGCGGGATCTGGCCGAGCGCTTCATGCATCGGCCGTTTCCGCAGCCGGTGTTGCTCAACGTCAATGTGCCCGATGTCGCCTACGAGCGCTTGCAGGGGATTCGCGTCACGCGCCTGGGCAAGCGGCACAAGGCCGAGCCGGTGGTGCGCGGCGTCAATCCGCGTGGCGACACGGTCTATTGGGTCGGTGCTGCCGGCGCTGCGGCGGATGCGGGCGAGGGGACGGATTTCCACGCGGTCGCCAACGGCTGCGTGTCGGTGACGCCGCTGCAGATCGACCTGACCCATACCGGGCTCATCGCGCCGGTTTTCGACTGGCTGAAAAAGTGATCACGCGAGTCGTCGATGCGGGTCAGGCGGCGCGGGCGCGGGCGCGCATGATCGAGCGCCTGCGCGTCCAGGGAATCCGCGACGTACGCGTGCTCGCCGCGATGCAGGCGGTGCCACGTCATGCCTTCGTCGATGAAGGCCTGGCCTTCAGTGCTTACGACGACACCCCCTTGCCGATCGGCTATCAGCAAACGATCTCCCAGCCTTTCATCGTGGCGCGGATGATCGAGCTGCTGTGCGCAGGGCGGGAATTGGGCCGAACGCTCGAGGTGGGGGCCGGCTGTGGCTATCAGGCCGCAGTGCTTTCGCGGCTGGCTGTCGACGTCT
Proteins encoded in this window:
- the surE gene encoding 5'/3'-nucleotidase SurE — its product is MRILVSNDDGYFAPGIAALAEALSSLGEVTVVAPERDRSGASNSLTLDRPLSLKRTSNGFYHVNGTPTDCVHLAVTGMLEHLPDMVVSGVNHGANMGDDTVYSGTVAAATEGFLLGVPSIAVSLVSKSAADFSAAARVARDLAERFMHRPFPQPVLLNVNVPDVAYERLQGIRVTRLGKRHKAEPVVRGVNPRGDTVYWVGAAGAAADAGEGTDFHAVANGCVSVTPLQIDLTHTGLIAPVFDWLKK
- a CDS encoding protein-L-isoaspartate(D-aspartate) O-methyltransferase; this encodes MITRVVDAGQAARARARMIERLRVQGIRDVRVLAAMQAVPRHAFVDEGLAFSAYDDTPLPIGYQQTISQPFIVARMIELLCAGRELGRTLEVGAGCGYQAAVLSRLAVDVYAVERLRPLLDRARANLRPLRLHNVRLKLADGSLGLAEAAPFDSIIVAAAALGLPAALKEQLAPGGRLIVPVGGADQRLLLVERQGNVFRESWFEAVRFVPLLGGTE
- a CDS encoding integration host factor subunit alpha produces the protein MTLTKAELADLLFEQVGLNKREAKDMVEGFFEEIRTALEHGDSVKLSGFGNFQLRDKPQRPGRNPKTGEEIPITARRVVTFHASQKLKAAVEQLSDASRQS
- a CDS encoding MerR family transcriptional regulator translates to MQAGNPETGAEPLPPIPAKRYFTIGEVSELCCVKPHVLRYWEQEFTQLKPVKRRGNRRYYQHHEVLLIRRIRQLLYQEGFTISGARNRLGESALVDRENEAQVERFRGLVHELRAELVELLGELRA